Part of the Erwinia amylovora genome is shown below.
CCTGGCGTCAGGCTTTTCAACGCCTGCAGGGTAATTTGCCGGTTAATGAGACCACGGGCTGGCACAGCCAGCTTAGCTCGCGCAGCGGCCCCGCAGGTTGCCGGTTGCTCAGTGCACAGGTAACCAGCCCGGCAGGGCGGCAAGCTGCGCTGACCCAACTGAACTGCCAACATGAACGCTGATAGCGTGCAACGTTTTCAAGCCGTGCGGAACGGGTTACAGTACCCACCGCGACATCATTAAGGGGCAGATTTGCATGTTTACCGTTTATCACTCGAATCAGCTGGACGTGCTGAAAACGCTGGCCTGCTGGCAGATTGAAAACCAGCCGCTGCGCGATCCGCTGTGTTCTGAGGTGGTACTGGTGCAAAGCCCCGGCATGGCGCAGTGGCTGCAAATGTCGCTGGCCGAACAGTTTGGTATAGCTGCCAATATCGACTTCCCGCTGCCCGCCAGCTTTATCTGGGACATGTTTGTGCGCGTACTGCCTGATATTCCTAAGGAGAGCGCGTTTAACAAATCCAGTATGAGCTGGAAGCTGATGGCGATCCTTCCCGATATGCTGCCGGGAGAAGCCTTTACCATGCTGCGTCACTATCTGAGCGACGATAATGATAAACGCAAGCTCTTCCAGCTGGCATCG
Proteins encoded:
- a CDS encoding prepilin-type N-terminal cleavage/methylation domain-containing protein, coding for MWSSPHNQRGFSLVETLFALLLFSVSLTALMKYQQVLGQGFQQHWQQREAWRQAFQRLQGNLPVNETTGWHSQLSSRSGPAGCRLLSAQVTSPAGRQAALTQLNCQHER